The genomic DNA aactttattataaagaaaaaagtaaatgaagcacctctgtaaaatcaggatggaaggtaattttacagggtaataaaaagatttaaaacacagaggattcccctctaggctcaactttaaagttacaaaaacaggaataagcCTCTCTCTTAGCATAGAGAAAATTTACGAGCTGAAACAAAAGATAATTTAATGCATTTTCTTGCCTTTACTtaaatttttgtaatcttagaagcttatttcaggtagggttttaggagatttttttttcctgccctggtccctctctgtcccGAGACAgcacaacaaagagagcacaaacaaaacctctccccctcacccagatttgaaagtatcctcttttcttattggtccttttggtcaggtgccaatgaggttatttgagcttcttaaccccttataggtaaaggagggattttatgctacccgtagctgtatgtttatgacaccttggtttagatttttaaaaatattagaaaagaagAAGGCGGGAGTAGgaaggtgtgggtgtgggggggggcagactcCTTATCTTtggtaacaaaaaaaaccccagctcACTTTTTTTacataaactatttttttcttgtgGTTTTTTTGTATAAATGCAAACTTTAAAAAGCAGTCTTGTTTATTTCTTTGACAATTAAAAGACATATGCAAACTCCCTTCAATTGCCAGCTTTCATATTCTTACCCAGTTGCTGTTTTGGTActttaaaaacactatttttaaaaggacaggcTAGTATCCTAAGCCTTTTTAGTTCACTAAACTTCTACGAAATATCCCTAAGAGTGGCCTTGTTTTGTTACAACTCAATCAATACTGCTTTTTcatgttaaacttttaaaaaaccaaacagaatgcTTCAAATAGGGCTCAATGCATACAGAATAACCTTTAAAAAGGTCATGTTATATTATATCTCAGTCAATGCTGTATTTTCATGTTGAATGTTAAATAAACCTTTATATAATGAAACACTGCATGTTTAGCAAGTGTTAAAAGTATGGGGGGAAAGTCGAGCGGTGGGGGTGTTCTTCAGACAGGCTATCTCTGAGCTTCATGCAGTCACAAAGCCACGGGTTTTGTCTTTTACAATCAGTACATGGAATAAAATACTTGTTATAACTTTCACGAAGTGTCTTGCAATGCAATCTCACCCTTTGTTAAAACTTGAACAGCGTTTAAAAAGTTAGGAAAGAAGTCTGTGTGAAAAAACTAGCAACTGAAGGGGTGACCCCTAGAGCCGTGCTAAGGCAGACTGTAGTGCATGGAGCACTGGCTAGCCGAATTAGTctgatctgtttttaaaatgtagagaaagccacagctccagcctgtgctgtattattttaataaaatctatAGACCCAAAACAAACACAGGAGCTTGTACCTGTGTCTCAGCACACGgtttgcaaacatttaaaaacacagaCATTCTGATAATGCAACAGAAAAATTCATACTTAAATCTAGAAATCCTAAGAAAATGAAAGCTTACTATAGCTTTTGCAGggatttgttaaaaagtggggaggAAAATAAACTTCTCTCTGATCCACTAGATTACAGGGGAATATAAACTAGCTGTTACTAAGGTTCTGTGGTTTTCACTCTGGCGTGTTTCTGCATgctcgttgttgtttttttttattgaaagacatgtaaaaatgttaaataaagggCTCTGTCTTCATATAGGCTTGTCTTGTAAAATAAAagtgtttattcctttacaaaCCTTAATATAACCGTCACTTGTATTTGTCAAGAAGTGAGGGAAGAAACAAACTTCTTCTTTCTGATCCACGGTTTACAGAATAAAGGGAATATAAACTAAGGACCTGTGGTTTTAAAGCTGAGGTGTTTCTGCATGCTCTATTTTATTGAAACACacctgtaaaaatgttaaataaagggATATATTTTCATATAGGcttgtcttttaaagtgtttattcctttacaaaCCTTAATATAACTTTCAATtgtatttgttaaaaagtgggggaagaagcagCCTTCTTATCTCTCATCCACTGACTCAGAGAATCTGTTTTTGCTAACAGGGGCTTTGCTGCAGTTTCAACTTGTCCTCACTAAAAAATAACCAATGTTAGTCtaaaacagggagaaaaaaataaaaaattgtttgttaTTAAGAGCTTATGGTTTTAACTTTTATTAAAGCCCCTATGTAAAAAGGCTACATGGCAGGGGAAATACTTGGGGTCTGCTTTTTTACATAAGAATATGGCAGTTAAAGGGGTGAAGGGAGATGGTTCTTGTATAATAATTTGGGGATGAAAGGATTGGTTCAGGAAAATGAATTCTATGACACTGCTGTAGAACAACATCTGATTGGTCTGATCCAAAGGTGGGGATAACAAGCCTGAGGGGCTGTGAACctggaaagttgcctctttccaCAGAAACACTTGGAAGggtaagatctctctctctctgactcaccCACGTGCTGTCTATCTTTGCCCTTTGCAAAGGGGCTTTATTTTCCCTTCTCTTGCCTTGTTCTTTCCTTTAACCTATGTTTAGATGTTTAACTGatctaaatgtttttcttttatttaactctttttaaatgcattttcttaacctacccttatatttaatagtttaaatgtgtttttcttaACCTACCTTTATACTTTTTACCATGTGTTGTGCCTTAGtaaattcctttctttttttgCCATGCGTGttctttttaaaccttttatagttgttaatattatttaatattttaaatgctcttttcttaGCCTAACCTTATATTTAACAGTTTAAATGTAACTTTCTCAACCTGCCTTAATATTTTTTATCATGTGCTTACCAAACAGGCTCTGCTTTAGAAAATGTCCTTTTTTGACGTTTGTTCTTTTTAAACCTATTTTTATAGTTTTATAGTTTTCAATCTATTCCTTCAAActaaccctttaaaaacaaaaatatttatttttctttaagttcTTTCTCTTCTTTAAGAACATGACAAACTAGGTCTTTAAAATCATCTCTCCTTACTCAACCTCACCaaaaatctcttttctttaataacttgtctctattctttcaaactaaccctttaaaaacaaatatctcCATTTTTCTTTAAGTTCTTTCTATTCTTTAATAACATGCAAAACTAGGTCTTTAAAATTATCTCTCCATATTAAACTTAAccaacctttctttctttttttcctctaagCCTTACCAAagctttcttttttaatctttaagTTGTGGAGGAAAAGACCCCATCCCCCGAATTGTCTAGGCCTTGATTTGTTAACATGGGCCTGTTTTGTTGCTAACAGGCCCTAAGCCTGAACCAAACTCACTGTGTCCCCTGACCGGGGGGTGTGGGGTGGAAAGCCCCAGAGGTGGGAATAGTTTGCAATATGCTTTTGAAATACAATAACTGCCATATGTGCCTAATGCTTAAGAAATGTGTTGACTGCTTGTGTGAGATAAGATTATAATCAAATAGGTGTGAAGCTTTTGTAATGGTAACCCATAGGCCTAAGACATGTGCAATTGTAACCCATGCCCTCCCTTACCCCTGTTGTGTAACTACCCCATGATACTGCTGCACCCTGTGATGAGCATGGTGTAACGGTCCCCCATAAATGGTATGGTTTCAACACCCTGGAAAGTACCGGAGAAGACCCTAACTCTTATTTACACCCATAAAAGGTATGTTTGCAGCAAGGTTGGAAAGTACCAAAAAGATGCAGAAAGACCCTAACCCTTGTCATGTGTTAATTCCAAATAAGGGCAATTATTACTCAAGTGTGTGATGTATTTGTGGTTTTAAACTTTATATACACTGGCAATGCTTTGTATCTGGGGAGTGATTTTGATATCGCTGCCACCAGCGCGTTGTTGTGTGTTCAATAAatgggcctcaggcttgagtctctgATTAAATTACTGCCTGGGTGGTTATTTCCACCACAAAGTGCTCTCACTCTATTCTTTCAGCCTTTTTCTCTAAACAATCAACCAAATGTATAAAAGCACAAGCACGCAACATTCCCCCTAttcaaacataaaaaataatcaaaaagaaACATTCAAAATGGCCGACGGTGCCAAACCTTGACACCAAcgtggaaacctgtcaaaaatacATGCTGATGAATGCTATTGAGTTGTATACTACTCTCGTTGATCCGGCCCAGGAGCTTCGTCCTGTCCCCAAGAGGGGCTGTCATCAGCCGAGAGCATCTACCAGGTGGGAGTGTCAGTTGGAGCTCTgcgggggagagtggggggaaccccagggctgggctagcaaggGGCTACTGGTCAGGACTGAGGAGCACCAGGAGACTTGGACAGAGGGCTGAGCCTCGGCTGGGATAGCTGGGGGGCTacaggtcgggattgagggaaCTTTGGTGCCTTGTTTTCCTGTGAGCTCTATTCCTGGACTCCTGCCTGGGCACAGAGTTACAGGTCAGGATACTGTTAATATTTcctcccctctttttctccacgCAGGGCAGCCCTTCGTACTTACGGGGTGAGACGGAGGAGACATGGCCCAGTCAGATAGATCAACAGTGGTAAGTGGGATCCCGTGTGAGGTGGGATAATCCCGGATCAGAACGCTGggatttccccttcctccctccacaagGACAATGTCACCCCCCTGGGGATAGGGCTGCAGGCCCACAGTACATCTAGGAGACTTCACTGCATACACCTCTCAGGGCTGAACCAATACCTATCCCAGGTGACTGGTTGCTGTTGAAACTGGGGGGTCTTCAAGCATCAAAGATTCTCAAAAGATCAGGTAAGCTAaggtcctcccctccctcctcccctcttctgtccCCACCTCAGGACTGGACTCCTGCCAATGGATCATTGGTGCCTCACAAAGACGCCCCGGGCACCGACATCTTCTATAATCAAGGGGGATTCTTCATCGTCCGCTCTGACCTGGGCTGCTACCTGTGGACAGAGGATCTAAAGAGTGGGACTGGCATTAAGATCCAGAGACTGCACCCCGCGTGCCAGGGTGGGGATCACTACCTGAGTGACAATAAGAACCCCCCCAACATCTATGTCATCAAGGGCGACTCCTACCGGGTGGTGAAGGACTTGAGCACAGATGCAGAGGCTGAAGTCCGTGAGCTGGATTCCAGCTGCCGTGGCGGGGACCACTACACATACTGTGGTTCCTGGTTCTACATCATCTCCCAAAAGAAGGGTAGCCTGGACTATGTCTGTGACCTGAGCACACCTATTAGTGGGGGCCGGACTCCTCTGGAGCCTGAATGCTCCAAGGGGCTCTTTTACTTCACCATCGACAACCTCCCAACCCTGATCAAGCTGGACGAGAAATGGGGGGCTCAGTGTTACCTATACAAAGAGTTTTTCTCCAACCACCCACGCTTTTCCTCCATCCACCCCAATGTGCTGAACTTCTTCCCTGGGGGGCTAGCCCTCGTTAAGGGAGCCTCAACTGGTGGCTGGGAGTGCATCAAGACCCTGCACAATGACTCCGATTCTTCCATCACTTGGTCCGACAAGGTCACCTGCAAGGTGGGCTATGCCAAGCAGCAGATGTCCAGCATTGAGCACAACTGGAGCATCTCTGCTGAGATGTCCATCGGGGCCGGAGAGCTCACCAAGCTCATCACCCAGTTCCAGTTCTCCTTCAAGACCGAGTACGGCGGGAGAAGCATCCGCACTGACCAAGAGGACTGGAATGAAGCCCGTGAAGAAGAGGAGTCAATCCAGGTGACCCTGGAGCCCAAAAAGAACCTGTACATCTGGCAGTACCGCCTTGGCATAGGCCACAAGCCCATCTTGTTCTGCAGGGATGTCCAGTTCACCAAAGAAAACAACCCACCTGACCGCATCCCGCTGCCTCCAGTCCCCTAAGCATCTGTGAGGATGGAGAATGCCTGCACCATGAAGCTATggttgatgtgtgtgtgtgagcattgGCTTCCTAGAAATCAATGGGATCAAATCAGTCCCTTCAAATCCATGCTTAGTGCTTCCCAGTGCCCTCCTCCCAGCTTGCAAACCCAGCTCATCTGCTTCCCATTTCCctccttctctccaaatcttgTTACCAAGGTAGATGATTTCATGACATGTTCTCTTGGTCCTCTCTCATTATAATCCACAGCCTGAACTGAGCTTTCAGATCATTCTGGGGTAGAATCTGCTGCTGAAAAACAAAGAATGTATCAAGCCTGAAtaaaggtttgattttttttcagcattCACCAAGTTGTTTGGGTTGAATTTCCTTGGTTTTCTACTTGGTGGGGTCTATAGAAGGGGAAAAATATGGAGGCAAAAGACAGAAAGCAGGAGGGAGACACGATGATAGTAATTATCTTTGTACAGGACTGTATGTGCTAGGAGCATGTTGAGCTGCACTGAGTTAGTTCCTTAATTTCCATTCCCCCCGTCCTATTGatctagaggggaaaggcccggTGTCCCATTCCCACCTGCCTGATCtgccaaaccccctgccctggggctggatcagagacagcaccccctagaggggaaaggccccatgacACAGTCACTGACCCTCTGACAAACAGTTGAATCTTCCGCCGCAGTTCATTACATCCTGCTCCACCTGAACTGGCCCCTGGCAGGTGCTGCTGGCCCTTTTTATCCTGCCCACTGAGCCCTGATTGGCTTCTGCCCACTCCTGGCCCTTCTAGCCACTGTGGGACCAATTCTTATTGGTTCTGCCAGGGTTGATCCTAGGGGGGATCTCTCTAGGGGGTCAGAACTTGCTGCTCTTTCCCACCAGACAGGAGAGCTTCTTGGAGCCTGGTGCCCCCATATGGCAGAGGCCCCAGCAAATGCCTGGCACACCCTATAAtggggggtgaggcaggggacACAAGGCACAGGTAAGGGGGAGGTGCCCAGGCAGGGAACCTATCTAGTCCCCAGTGAACCTTCCctatacccctccccccatgtctgCCCTGCCATCTCCCTCTTAAGCACCCAGCATGTAGCTATAAGGATGTCACCCCTGGACAGAGCTGGTGGATGAGGGGGCAGCAGTAACGGGACCCTGAGAGCCATGGGGAAAGgaacagcctgtggaactcatcacCACATGAATTTAACAGATGCTCAAGGGCCAATCAGAGGTTCTTGGGGATCACTCCCAGCAAGGCAGAGGAGCCACGCACTGGGGTgcggggggcaggaggaaagCCTGCAATTGAGGGCATGACCCAGCAataaggggggcaggagggagtggctCCCCTGGGCAGGTCATGGCACAATTGTCCACAAGGGGGTGCCACTCTCAAAGGCCAGGCTAGATGGGCTCCCTGGGCTGATGGACCCTAGGGATCCTTCAGCAACTGTGCAGATGTAGGGCAAGCAGGGCAGAATCTGGGCTAGTCACCTCCCAGCTGCATTTCAGCTCCGGGCGACTCACCAAGGGGGAGGGATCCATATACAGATGGGGAGAGCTGGGAATGAAACCCCAAAAGCCTTAACTCCCAGCCctcaccactagaccccactcccctcccagagccggggagaacccaggagtccaagctcccgcacacacacacacaactcggAGCAGGATAAAGATTCCAGGATTCCTGGTCccaaagcctttccccccccccacacacacacacaccacaagacCCAACTCCTgtcccagagctggagagagaatCCAGGTGTCCTTCCCCCCCGCCTTTAACCActaacccctccctcccatctcTGAGtatgggatagaacccaggagtcctgatcccaagccccacaacacacacacacattctaatcactagaccccactgccctctccgagctggggacagaacccaggagtcctggcccccagccttccctgctctaaccactacaacTCATTCCCATCTCCAAGCCAGGGAGAGAATCCAGGTGTCCAACCCCTCCCCACCAGAAACCTGTCCCTGGCCCTTTAATGGCTACGCAGTTGGGAGAAGGAGCCGGacagccacttcccctccccgttAGCTATGACTTCCCACTGGGAGGCGGGCTGGGTGGATCTGGAAAGCTTTCAGGATCCTGTTTccatcccagccctgctgggCTGCTGGTTACCCACAGTACCAAGTTTAGAGCCAAATACCACACAGACCCACCCGGGGCCCAAGCCCCTCTCCTCCAGAGACACCCAGGGCTTGGCCCCTCTTGGtgtgattctccccccccccatagatCCTCCCATCAATCTCCCCTTCTGGGGCCTGTCCAGTTTCAGCATCAGCCCACCCCAATTCTAGCCCCACCCAAATTCCTTCCCCATGTCAATTCTGAAGCACAGTTGGACCCTGATCGTGCCAGCCTGAGCCACCAGCCAGAcatctcagagccctggcccatccCACCCTGTCTCCAGCTGTGTGCGAtcactgatgcttcagaggaaggtgaagggACATCCCAGAATACTGGGAGCCAATGGGGCATCATGGTAACTCTTCCTGCCTGACCTCTTCAGgggatgccctgaagcatgagactgGATTATAGTGATTGTCTTCATACAGGGCTGCAAGTGTTAGGACCAGGTTGAGGTGCTTTGGTTTAGTTCCTTACCTTCCATCCCCCCAGTTCATTGAGAGGGCAAAGGTCTCCTGTTTCATTCCCACCTCCCTGAGCCGCCCATCCCCCTGCACTGGGACTGGATCGAAGTCAGATCCCCCTGGAGGGGAAACGCCCCATGACAGAGTGAAACAATGCTGCCCTTGGTGGGACACTGCTGAGagcgccaattcaggacaaattgcttaaagcagggcaatTACAGCTCAAGGCTGGagttcctttgcacaccaaggcagACCAAACTAGCCAAACAGAGAAGATTTCGGCTTTACCCCACTTGCTAACCATAAagcacacaagcaattcccttagacactccagtttcccagtatcaccaccagtgccactcgttatggggatgaatggttatgaaaaccaacaccccagtaaaagaaaaaaggttctcctgatcccaaaggaccaagccccagaccaatagacaaatcagatcttacccacaaatcacgcagttgccaatcctttagaatccaAAATctgaaggtttattcataaaaggaaaaagatagagatgagagctagaattggttaaatggaatcaattacatccagtaatggcaaagttcttggttcaggcttgtagcagtggtggaagaaactgcaggttcaaatcaagtcactggaacatccccagccgggatgggtcattcagtcctttgttcagagcttcagtctGCAGCCAAGTccctccagaggcaagaagcaggattgaagacaagatgggggagctgcagcagccttttatagtctcttttcgtgtggtctctgctttctttgttccCAAGACAAGCTCTCCAGCACATGGCAAGAAAAAACCTTTGGGCttgctacacttgcgagttacagcgcaataaagccgcCCACAGCTCTGTAACTCACTCACCGGCTACACTGGCACggcacgtacagcgctgt from Malaclemys terrapin pileata isolate rMalTer1 chromosome 12, rMalTer1.hap1, whole genome shotgun sequence includes the following:
- the LOC128846364 gene encoding uncharacterized protein LOC128846364 translates to MAQSDRSTVDWTPANGSLVPHKDAPGTDIFYNQGGFFIVRSDLGCYLWTEDLKSGTGIKIQRLHPACQGGDHYLSDNKNPPNIYVIKGDSYRVVKDLSTDAEAEVRELDSSCRGGDHYTYCGSWFYIISQKKGSLDYVCDLSTPISGGRTPLEPECSKGLFYFTIDNLPTLIKLDEKWGAQCYLYKEFFSNHPRFSSIHPNVLNFFPGGLALVKGASTGGWECIKTLHNDSDSSITWSDKVTCKVGYAKQQMSSIEHNWSISAEMSIGAGELTKLITQFQFSFKTEYGGRSIRTDQEDWNEAREEEESIQVTLEPKKNLYIWQYRLGIGHKPILFCRDVQFTKENNPPDRIPLPPVP